GAGCCGGGCGGACCTGTCCGACCCTCGGCTGGACCGGGTGCAGGTGCGGCACGGGGACCGGTTCCTGGTGATGCGCCGGGGGGAGACCCTCGTGGTGGCGAACCTGGCCGCTCGGGCGCAGGGCATCTCGCTGCCGGGGGTGGCGCGGCGGGTGCTGCTGGCCACCGGGGAGGGCGTGACGGTGATGCGGGACCGGGTCGAGCTGCCGGGGGAGACGGCGGCGATCGTGGCGCTCTGAGCAGGTCCGGTCATGTCTCCACTCTTGGTGAGCTCTGGAACCAGCCCCACGTGCAACAAGCCTTTAAAGTTGCAACAAACCGACATTCTCCGCTTGCATAAAGGCTAGCGTCGGCAGCATGACGGATGCAATCCGACCTGACAATCGCATCCAGCGGTGGAAGAAATGGGTTGGAGATCACAAGCTGGGTATCCCCAAGCTTGCTCAGATGGTCATCTCCACAATTGTCGGCCTTCTGGTGGTCGCTGCCGTTGCTTATGTCTCGAAGAAGTCGGAGGAGGAGGTGGCGGCAGAGGCGGTTGCCAAACTGTTTGCTGACTCTACGGTGGAGAACTTCAAAGAGAAGCTGGGCGGGCAGCCGCAGATCGAGCGGGATCTAGGCGCGTTGCGTGAGCTGATGTGGATCAACGCGGTTTATGCAGTCAAGGCATTCACTGAAAGCGGCAAGAACGGGGTGGTGGCCTACACGGTCACAACACGAACACCAAGTTTTGCCCCAGAGATACCGCTGCACGGTGTCGGGAAGCTCGGCGAAGCCCGCTTCTCCGCCGTCAATCGAAGCGCACATGTTAGAGCGGAACGATTTCCGAACGGGTATTGGTACTACGATGAGGCGATTGAGGCGAGCGCCTACACCAACTACGAGACGGTAGTGCTTGGCAGTGGGTGGTCTGGGTTGAGTGCCCATTCGGCGGGAAGCCTCGCAGCTATTTCGACTGTCGTCGGCACGGTTGAATCTGGCCACTCGCAGACGGCCAAGTTCCGTGCCCCGCCAGCAAGCGAACCCCGGTTTCTTGAAGCGCGCAGGCAGTTGACCATAACAACCTACGGTTACTTGAGTGACACCCTCCAACTTCGCGAACTTCCGGGAGCGTTCACGCTCGCCCCTAGCCGAGTGGACGACAACAAGTTTCCGGCCAAGAAGTGAGATGAAGAGGTGCGGCGTGAGGCGTGTAGGGGAGTGCGCATGTCCGAGGGGACAGGTGGGCGGTTCCCCTGCTGCCTGGGTGAGCGTCGCCAAGAGGGGTTTCTGGCATCTCTGCGCCCGTCAGGAGTACGGTCGATGACCGGAGCGTTGCCCACTGTGATGGTCGTGGCCGTCTGAGGTAGGAGTGCTGCGATGCCCCCGCGTGCGAACACGATCGTCGATCCGCGCTTCGCTGCGGAACTGCGACGACTCCGTGAGTCGCGGGGGATGTCCCTGCGACAGCTCGCCGCCGCCGTCAACCATGGCAAGAACCTCCTCCACCAGTTGGAGGCCGGGCGTACGAGGCCGACCGTGGATGTGGCCGCCCTACTCGACGGCGCACTCGACGCGCACGGTGCTCTGGCGGGACTGGTCATCGAGGCACCTGACGTCGGCGAGCGCCTGACGTACGTCGCGGCGCATGGTGGGTGACGGCGGTGAGAGCCGTCCTCGTGAAGCTCGGTGAAGCCGATCTCGGCTGGCTGGCCGCCGACCGAGCGGTCGCCCTGGCCGGTGGCGATCCGGTCGTGGCGGGAGTGGCGGCGGTGTCGGTCGGGCAGGCGCTGCGGGCCCTGGACCGGGATCGGCTGGCGTTGACGGTGACCATGACTGCTGCCGCGAGGACGACGGATGCCGCAGTCGAGGGGACGCTGCTGCTCCAGGGCGCGCTGGCTGCCGCCAGCTGTGGCGACACCCACCAGGCCGACGAGCTGATCGATCACGCCGCCGGGGTGGCCGAGCACATGAGTGCCGGCCAGGATCCGCATCACACCAGCTTCGGGCCCATCGCCGTCGAACTGGCGCGGGTGGTGGCGGCGGTGGAGTTGGGCGATGCCGGGGAGGCGGTGTACCGGCACGAGCGGGTCATCCGGCGGGAGGAGTGGCGGTGGCTGCCCGCCGAGTACCGGGCCGCGTACCTGGTGGACGCCGCGCAGGCGTACCTCCAGGTGGGTGACCTGGTCGGGGCAGGGCGGGTGCTGGTCGACGCGGACGGCATCGCGCCGGCCGAGGTCCGGTGGCGCGTACGGTGATCGCCGAGGTGACCCGGGGCGGCCCGGCAGGGGCCGGCGTGGCGCGGCTGGCGACGCTGGTCGGCCTGACCCGGTGACGTGGCGCGACCCGCTCCGTCCCGGGCGGGGGAGCGGGCCGGCACGTCGGTCAGGTGAAGTCGAACACCGGCGGGAAGGCGAGCACCACCGTCCAGGCCCAGACCGCGTAGACGACGAGGTAGCGGGTCTGCCAGCGTTCCAGGCGGGCGAAGGTCATCCGGCCCCGCAGGAAGCCGAGGAACAGCCAGGCCGACCAGCCCAGGTTGGCCAGCAGGATGAGATTCTCGCCGAGCGCGGCGGTCTTGTTGGGGCTGAAACCGAACTCGCTGATCCGGCCGGTGATCGCCAGCAGTACCAGGACGTCGATGACCAGGGCGCTGACCACGAGCACGAGTTGCAGGCGGTCGAAGAGGCCGGGCCGGGCGGTGAGGTCGCGGGCGCTGATGGCGTAGAGCAGCAGGCCGAGCACGACGACGAGTAGCAGGTCGAACAGGATGAGCACGTCACGTTCGACGTCGATACCGTTGTTGGTGGCGATGAAGGCGACCAGGAAGGCCAGCAGGGTGGCCGCGAAGAGCGGGGTGAAGACGCGGGTGAGCACTGGCGCCA
This genomic interval from Micromonospora coxensis contains the following:
- a CDS encoding ETEC_3214 domain-containing protein, producing the protein MTDAIRPDNRIQRWKKWVGDHKLGIPKLAQMVISTIVGLLVVAAVAYVSKKSEEEVAAEAVAKLFADSTVENFKEKLGGQPQIERDLGALRELMWINAVYAVKAFTESGKNGVVAYTVTTRTPSFAPEIPLHGVGKLGEARFSAVNRSAHVRAERFPNGYWYYDEAIEASAYTNYETVVLGSGWSGLSAHSAGSLAAISTVVGTVESGHSQTAKFRAPPASEPRFLEARRQLTITTYGYLSDTLQLRELPGAFTLAPSRVDDNKFPAKK
- a CDS encoding helix-turn-helix domain-containing protein, translating into MPPRANTIVDPRFAAELRRLRESRGMSLRQLAAAVNHGKNLLHQLEAGRTRPTVDVAALLDGALDAHGALAGLVIEAPDVGERLTYVAAHGG